Proteins encoded together in one Quercus lobata isolate SW786 chromosome 3, ValleyOak3.0 Primary Assembly, whole genome shotgun sequence window:
- the LOC115981518 gene encoding transcription factor bHLH94-like, producing the protein MALEAVVFPQDPFGYGGKDLYNLLGGGGSWSYDFGLAKEDEQTGSFDFLESQTESCLYGDYNSSPPDSMVPNLHHEVLQHSNPSLSSTDATMLTPYESQQGDNSTAMSTRPKRRRAKSRKNKEEIENQRMTHIAVERNRRKQMNEYLSVLRSLMPDSYVQRGDQASIIGGAINFVKELEQRLQFLGASKEMESKSEADTSLPFSEFFTFPQYSTSSSHCDNSMAMSETDTHQVGVAQLAIADIEVTMVESHANLKIRSKRRPKLLLKVVSGLHGMRLTVLHLNVTTFDEVVLYSLSVKVEDECKLSSVDEIATAVHQMLGRIQEEPMLN; encoded by the exons atggcACTAGAAGCTGTTGTTTTTCCACAAGACCCGTTTGGCTATGGTGGCAAAGATCTCTACAACTTATTAGGAGGAGGAGGGAGTTGGAGCTATGACTTTGGCCTAGCAAAAGAAGATGAACAAACAGgctcttttgattttctagaaAGCCAAACAGAAAGCTGTCTCTATGGAGATTACAATTCCTCACCTCCTGATTCAATGGTACCTAACCTACACCATGAAGTTTTGCAGCACTCCAATCCATCCTTAAGCTCCACCGATGCTACTATGCTAACTCCTTATGAATCACAACAAGGTGATAATTCAACAGCCATGTCTACTCGCCCCAAGAGACGCCGAGCTAAGAgcagaaaaaacaaagaagagatTGAGAACCAAAGAATGACTCACATTGCAGTTGAGAGAAACCGAAGAAAGCAAATGAATGAGTATCTCTCAGTGCTTCGTTCTTTAATGCCAGACTCCTACGTCCAAAGG GGTGACCAAGCAAGTATTATAGGGGGTGCTATTAATTTTGTTAAGGAGCTTGAGCAACGCTTACAATTTCTTGGTGCTAGTAAAGAAATGGAGTCAAAATCCGAGGCTGATACTTCTTTACCTTTCTCTGAGTTCTTCACCTTTCCGCAATACTCAACAAGTTCGAGTCACTGTGATAACTCTATGGCCATGAGTGAGACTGATACTCATCAAGTAGGTGTGGCTCAGTTGGCCATTGCTGACATAGAAGTAACCATGGTGGAGAGCCATGCAAACCTCAAAATAAGATCGAAAAGGCGGCCAAAGCTACTCTTGAAGGTTGTCTCTGGGTTACATGGTATGCGCCTCACAGTGCTTCACCTCAATGTCACAACCTTCGATGAAGTTGTGCTCTATTCTCTCAGTGTCAAG GTAGAGGATGAATGTAAGCTGAGTTCAGTGGATGAGATTGCCACAGCTGTCCATCAGATGCTAGGTAGGATTCAAGAAGAGCCAATGTTGAATTGA